The Bosea sp. 685 DNA window GCCCGTCAACCGCGTCGCGCCGCCGACGATGACCATGACGAAGACGAGCGCGGCGACGATCCAGAGCCAGCGGCGGATGCCGGCATGGCTTGTGTCGCTGCGGGTCTGCGAAACGGTCTGGTCCAGGGCGATCGTCACGGAAGCTGCGCCTTCGCTCATCAATGCCGCGCTTCACAATCAGGCGCGCGGGTGACAGATAGACCCGCAAGATAGACCCGACAACGCCCGCATTGCCGCAGCCGACGGCTCGCAGGGCCGGAGACGAAGCATGACCCAGAGCCACCGCAAACTGATCGGCACCGTCGCGATCCTCGTCTTCGTCTGCGTCTACGCGCTCGTCGCCATGGCGCTGGCGCAGGGCCGCATCACCGAGGCGCCGAAGCTTGTGCAGACGATCGCCTATATCGCGCTCGGCCTCGCCTGGATCCTGCCGCTGCTGCCACTGATCCGCTGGATGGAGCGCAAGGACGAGAGGTGAAGCCGT harbors:
- a CDS encoding DUF2842 domain-containing protein, encoding MTQSHRKLIGTVAILVFVCVYALVAMALAQGRITEAPKLVQTIAYIALGLAWILPLLPLIRWMERKDER